The following proteins are co-located in the Larus michahellis chromosome 9, bLarMic1.1, whole genome shotgun sequence genome:
- the MBNL3 gene encoding muscleblind-like protein 3 isoform X6, which translates to MFAQQMQFMLPGTQLQPITTFPVTPSLATSPTMAFSPYLSHVSPGMGLVPAELLPNTPVLVSGNPTVTVPGGSAGQKLMRTDKLEVCREFQRGNCTRGENDCRYAHPIDIAMIDTNENTVTVCMDYIKGRCSREKCKYFHPPAHLQAKIKAAQHQVNQTAAAAMALPPGALQPLPKRPALEKNNGATTVFNPSVFHYQQALANMQLQQPTFIPTGSVLCMTPTASVVPMMHGATPTTVSAATTPATSVPFAATATANQISQLSVDELSSSMFVSQM; encoded by the exons ATGTTCGCTCAGCAGATGCAGTTCATGCTCCCAGGCACGCAGCTACAGCCCATC ACAACGTTTCCTGTGACTCCATCACTTGCAACAAGCCCCACGATGGCTTTTAGTCCCTACCTGAGTCATGTTTCTCCTGGGATGGGCTTGGTTCCTGCAGAGCTTTTACCAAATACTCCTGTCCTGGTTTCCGGAAATCCTACTGTTACAGTACCAGGAGGCTCTGCTGGGCAGAAACTGATGCGTACGGATAAACTGGAG GTTTGTCGAGAGTTTCAGCGTGGAAATTGCACACGTGGTGAGAATGATTGCCGCTATGCTCACCCTATAGATATTGCAATGATAGacacaaatgaaaatactgttaCAGTTTGCATGGATTACATCAAAGGTCGGTGCTCTAGGGAGAAATGCAAGTACTTTCATCCCCCTGCACACCTGCAAGCCAAAATCAAGGCAGCTCAACATCAGGTGAACCAGACAGCTGCAGCTGCAATG GCCCTGCCGCCTGGTGCACTTCAACCTTTACCAAAGAGGCCAGCACTTGAAAAAAACAATGGTGCCACCACAGTCTTTAACCCAAGCGTTTTCCACTACCAACAGGCTCTAGCCAACATGCAGTTGCAACAGCCTACGTTCATCCCTACAG GGTCAGTTCTGTGCATGACACCCACTGCAAGCGTTG TGCCCATGATGCACGGTGCTACGCCCACCACTGTGTCTGCAGCAACAACTCCTGCCACCAGCGTCCCCTTCGCTGCAACAGCTACCGCCAATCAG
- the MBNL3 gene encoding muscleblind-like protein 3 isoform X7 — translation MFAQQMQFMLPGTQLQPITTFPVTPSLATSPTMAFSPYLSHVSPGMGLVPAELLPNTPVLVSGNPTVTVPGGSAGQKLMRTDKLEVCREFQRGNCTRGENDCRYAHPIDIAMIDTNENTVTVCMDYIKGRCSREKCKYFHPPAHLQAKIKAAQHQVNQTAAAAMALPPGALQPLPKRPALEKNNGATTVFNPSVFHYQQALANMQLQQPTFIPTVPMMHGATPTTVSAATTPATSVPFAATATANQISQLSVDELSSSMFVSQM, via the exons ATGTTCGCTCAGCAGATGCAGTTCATGCTCCCAGGCACGCAGCTACAGCCCATC ACAACGTTTCCTGTGACTCCATCACTTGCAACAAGCCCCACGATGGCTTTTAGTCCCTACCTGAGTCATGTTTCTCCTGGGATGGGCTTGGTTCCTGCAGAGCTTTTACCAAATACTCCTGTCCTGGTTTCCGGAAATCCTACTGTTACAGTACCAGGAGGCTCTGCTGGGCAGAAACTGATGCGTACGGATAAACTGGAG GTTTGTCGAGAGTTTCAGCGTGGAAATTGCACACGTGGTGAGAATGATTGCCGCTATGCTCACCCTATAGATATTGCAATGATAGacacaaatgaaaatactgttaCAGTTTGCATGGATTACATCAAAGGTCGGTGCTCTAGGGAGAAATGCAAGTACTTTCATCCCCCTGCACACCTGCAAGCCAAAATCAAGGCAGCTCAACATCAGGTGAACCAGACAGCTGCAGCTGCAATG GCCCTGCCGCCTGGTGCACTTCAACCTTTACCAAAGAGGCCAGCACTTGAAAAAAACAATGGTGCCACCACAGTCTTTAACCCAAGCGTTTTCCACTACCAACAGGCTCTAGCCAACATGCAGTTGCAACAGCCTACGTTCATCCCTACAG TGCCCATGATGCACGGTGCTACGCCCACCACTGTGTCTGCAGCAACAACTCCTGCCACCAGCGTCCCCTTCGCTGCAACAGCTACCGCCAATCAG